A region from the Streptosporangium sp. NBC_01756 genome encodes:
- a CDS encoding DUF2000 domain-containing protein has product MSVVNAPETTAIGFAPEEMDYSLSTRQARLKWVVVVNSDLPPGRAANAAVCAAAPTVASVPGLLGTNAADAEGVVHPGLPWTGCSVLVADSATLRTIRAKAASRTDTFVADVPIAAQSTRVYSDFIAVVGKAQTEDIDYCAVSIVGPRNRVDKIVGKLPLMP; this is encoded by the coding sequence ATGTCTGTGGTGAACGCTCCCGAGACGACGGCAATCGGCTTCGCGCCCGAGGAGATGGACTACTCCCTGTCCACCCGCCAGGCCCGGCTGAAGTGGGTCGTGGTCGTCAATTCCGACCTTCCACCTGGCCGGGCCGCCAACGCCGCCGTCTGCGCCGCGGCCCCCACCGTGGCCTCGGTCCCCGGCCTGCTCGGCACCAACGCCGCCGACGCGGAAGGCGTAGTGCACCCGGGCCTGCCCTGGACGGGCTGCTCGGTGCTCGTCGCCGACTCCGCCACGCTGCGCACCATCCGTGCCAAGGCAGCATCCCGCACCGACACCTTCGTCGCCGACGTCCCCATCGCCGCGCAAAGCACCCGCGTCTACAGCGACTTCATCGCCGTCGTGGGCAAGGCCCAGACCGAAGACATCGATTACTGCGCAGTCAGCATCGTCGGCCCGCGCAACCGGGTCGACAAGATCGTCGGCAAGCTTCCCCTCATGCCCTGA
- a CDS encoding VOC family protein gives MLTNIMYVTIYVTDQDRALEFYAEGLGLEKRIDFSGPDGRFLTVGVPDSPVQILLWPHAEAAGQPGNVGQHAAPGPLILESDDLRKDFVTLRQRGVTFEEREPVDYPFGVRIEAVDPDGNRVSLRQQRKP, from the coding sequence ATGCTGACCAACATCATGTACGTGACGATCTACGTCACCGATCAGGACCGCGCACTGGAGTTCTACGCCGAGGGACTCGGCCTGGAAAAGCGGATCGACTTCTCGGGGCCCGACGGGCGTTTCCTCACCGTCGGCGTTCCCGATAGCCCGGTGCAGATCCTTCTGTGGCCGCATGCGGAGGCCGCGGGACAGCCGGGCAACGTAGGCCAGCATGCCGCGCCCGGTCCGCTGATCCTCGAATCCGATGATTTGCGAAAGGATTTCGTGACCCTGCGCCAGCGCGGCGTCACCTTCGAAGAGCGGGAACCCGTGGACTATCCGTTCGGGGTCCGCATCGAGGCGGTGGACCCGGACGGCAACCGGGTCTCGCTCCGTCAGCAGCGAAAGCCGTGA
- a CDS encoding EamA family transporter, translating into MDTRKNGPLFGAGLVLGAAVLWGTVGPAQVRATTAGTLSLAEPLAAALIGVFLLHEHLSPVAWTGSALILTGMITMCLPTRFFSGSARMPGFSRDRRITSAETLESLASGERSSEQAPQFRMSA; encoded by the coding sequence ATGGATACACGAAAGAACGGCCCGTTGTTCGGTGCGGGGCTGGTGCTGGGCGCGGCTGTGCTGTGGGGCACGGTCGGTCCCGCTCAGGTGCGCGCGACCACGGCAGGAACCCTCAGCCTCGCCGAACCCCTGGCCGCCGCGCTGATCGGCGTGTTCCTGCTCCACGAGCACCTCTCGCCGGTGGCATGGACCGGCAGTGCACTGATCCTCACCGGAATGATCACCATGTGCCTGCCGACGCGGTTCTTTTCCGGCTCCGCACGGATGCCGGGGTTTTCCCGCGACAGGCGCATCACGTCCGCCGAAACCCTCGAATCTCTCGCATCCGGCGAACGAAGTTCAGAACAGGCGCCGCAGTTCCGCATGTCTGCCTAG
- a CDS encoding LysR family transcriptional regulator, whose product MDLDAVRTFVAAADAGQFQEAAAELAVTQQAVSKRIAALERNLGVRLFTRTARGAELTIDGQAFLPHARELLRVAERAVASVLPGSRPLRVDVIASRTAASALMRGFHRAHPEIELDVVMLFDIETALAAIGSGAIDASFRAVAVPGRPLPEDIQSVRVLDEPLQLLTGPAHALAGARSVTVARLAGQRIWMPGIVPGTEWAAYYDDLVAEFGLTIEATGPNFGPNFGSDALLDTIADTPALATFMGEQTRLVWPADHGLRRIPVTDPTPVYPHSLLWRRDNPHPGLATLRAHLAAVAAGHDAAGTWAPGWVIPS is encoded by the coding sequence GTGGATCTCGATGCTGTGCGCACGTTCGTCGCCGCCGCCGACGCGGGGCAGTTCCAGGAGGCCGCCGCCGAGTTGGCGGTCACCCAGCAGGCCGTCTCCAAGCGCATCGCCGCGCTGGAGCGCAACCTCGGCGTGCGGCTGTTCACCCGCACCGCGCGCGGGGCCGAGCTCACCATCGACGGGCAGGCGTTCCTGCCTCACGCGCGCGAACTGCTGCGTGTCGCCGAGCGCGCGGTCGCGTCCGTGCTCCCCGGCAGCCGTCCGCTGCGCGTCGACGTGATCGCCTCGCGCACCGCGGCCTCGGCCCTGATGCGCGGCTTCCACCGCGCGCACCCCGAGATCGAGCTCGACGTGGTGATGCTGTTCGACATCGAGACGGCACTCGCCGCCATCGGGTCCGGTGCGATCGACGCGTCCTTCCGCGCCGTCGCCGTGCCCGGCCGGCCCCTTCCCGAGGACATCCAGTCCGTCCGGGTGCTCGACGAGCCGCTCCAGCTCCTCACCGGGCCCGCTCACGCGCTGGCCGGCGCCCGGTCGGTGACCGTCGCCCGGCTCGCCGGGCAACGGATCTGGATGCCCGGCATCGTCCCCGGTACCGAGTGGGCGGCCTACTACGACGATCTCGTCGCCGAGTTCGGCCTCACCATCGAGGCGACCGGCCCCAACTTCGGCCCCAACTTCGGCTCCGACGCGCTCCTCGACACCATCGCCGACACCCCGGCCCTGGCCACTTTCATGGGCGAGCAGACCCGCCTGGTCTGGCCCGCCGACCACGGCCTGCGCCGTATCCCGGTGACCGACCCGACGCCCGTCTACCCGCACTCGCTCCTGTGGCGCCGCGACAACCCCCACCCGGGGCTGGCCACCCTCCGCGCCCACCTCGCCGCCGTAGCGGCCGGCCACGACGCCGCCGGGACCTGGGCGCCGGGCTGGGTGATTCCGAGCTGA
- a CDS encoding cysteine hydrolase family protein → MSTTPAPDPAHTALLVMDYQPAILALLPESDSEALLGRMEKVIADVRATGGTVAYVRVGFTEADWAAIPPTNRSFAPIAQHRLMHHADLDTAIHERLAPQDGDIIVRKIRYGGLSTTDLDQWLREHGITTLIIAGISTSGVVLSTVLDAADRDYQLYVLADGVADPDPEAHDVLLHQVFPSRTHIIETAELHTLLWAD, encoded by the coding sequence ATGAGCACCACCCCCGCACCCGACCCCGCACACACCGCCCTGCTCGTCATGGACTATCAGCCCGCGATCCTCGCGCTGCTACCCGAAAGCGACAGTGAAGCCCTGCTGGGACGCATGGAAAAGGTAATCGCCGACGTTCGCGCCACGGGCGGCACCGTCGCCTATGTCCGGGTCGGCTTCACCGAGGCCGACTGGGCCGCGATCCCGCCCACCAACAGGTCTTTCGCACCGATCGCCCAGCACCGTCTCATGCACCACGCAGACCTTGACACCGCCATCCACGAACGTCTCGCTCCCCAGGACGGAGACATCATCGTGCGTAAGATCCGTTATGGAGGCCTATCCACCACCGACCTCGATCAGTGGCTGCGCGAACACGGCATCACCACTCTGATCATCGCGGGCATCAGTACCAGCGGCGTCGTCCTGTCCACCGTCCTCGACGCGGCCGACCGCGACTACCAGCTCTACGTCCTGGCCGACGGCGTCGCCGACCCTGACCCCGAAGCGCACGACGTCCTGCTCCATCAGGTCTTTCCCTCCCGAACCCACATCATCGAAACCGCCGAGTTGCACACCCTCCTGTGGGCTGACTGA
- a CDS encoding GNAT family N-acetyltransferase: MMTQQGTIAIERMDGSAAAQAEDEFRLIYAEAFAEPPYNETKDDVAAAFRRFPSQARKHTFRAALARTEDGEPVGMAYGYPLDPDTGWWDELTEPVPDDMRREDGHRTFGLMELAVRGPWRGQGIARRLHETLLDSFEAERVLLNVHPGSKAASAAYRAWGYLKIGEARPWGTGADLHDVMLLDLR, encoded by the coding sequence ATGATGACGCAGCAGGGGACCATCGCGATAGAGCGCATGGACGGATCAGCCGCAGCGCAGGCCGAGGACGAGTTCAGGCTGATTTATGCCGAAGCGTTCGCCGAGCCTCCCTACAACGAGACCAAGGACGACGTCGCCGCCGCCTTCCGCCGTTTCCCCTCCCAGGCCCGCAAGCACACCTTCCGCGCTGCCTTGGCCCGTACCGAGGACGGCGAGCCGGTCGGCATGGCGTACGGCTACCCGCTCGACCCCGACACGGGCTGGTGGGACGAACTGACCGAGCCAGTGCCCGATGACATGCGACGGGAGGACGGACACCGCACCTTCGGGCTGATGGAACTCGCCGTGCGCGGACCGTGGCGCGGGCAGGGCATCGCGCGGCGTCTGCACGAGACGCTGCTCGACAGCTTTGAGGCCGAGCGGGTGTTGTTGAACGTCCATCCGGGCAGCAAGGCAGCGTCGGCTGCCTACCGGGCGTGGGGATACCTCAAGATCGGCGAGGCGCGGCCATGGGGGACAGGCGCGGACCTCCATGACGTGATGCTGCTCGACCTGCGCTGA
- a CDS encoding SDR family NAD(P)-dependent oxidoreductase yields MGKLDGKVAVITGGTTGMALAGAKLFVEEGAHVFITGRRQDALDEAVKQIGRNVTGVQGDAADLDDLDRLYDTVKREKGSLDVLWASAGGGEPAPLGEITEAQFDTWFGLNARGTLFTVQKALPLFNDGGSILMTGSNASLGAFPGWSVYAGSKAVQQAWARVWLNELKDRRIRVNVLTPGQVATAKQEELFDEATKRQFESLIPRGQMGRPDEIATTALFLASDDSSYVNGMELVADGGTTAI; encoded by the coding sequence ATGGGGAAGCTTGACGGCAAGGTAGCGGTCATCACCGGCGGCACCACCGGCATGGCGCTGGCCGGCGCGAAGCTGTTCGTCGAGGAGGGAGCGCACGTCTTCATCACCGGCCGCCGCCAGGACGCCCTGGACGAGGCCGTGAAGCAGATCGGCCGCAACGTCACCGGCGTCCAGGGCGACGCCGCCGACCTGGACGACCTGGACCGCCTGTACGACACCGTCAAGCGGGAGAAGGGCAGCCTCGACGTGCTGTGGGCCAGCGCCGGCGGGGGCGAGCCCGCCCCGCTCGGCGAGATCACCGAGGCCCAGTTCGACACCTGGTTCGGGCTCAACGCCCGCGGCACCCTGTTCACCGTCCAGAAGGCCCTGCCACTCTTCAACGACGGCGGCTCCATCCTCATGACCGGCTCCAACGCCTCCCTCGGCGCCTTCCCCGGCTGGAGCGTCTACGCCGGCAGCAAGGCCGTCCAGCAGGCCTGGGCCCGCGTCTGGCTCAACGAGCTCAAGGACCGCCGCATCCGCGTCAACGTCCTGACCCCCGGCCAGGTCGCCACCGCCAAGCAGGAAGAACTCTTCGACGAGGCCACCAAGCGCCAGTTCGAGTCCCTCATCCCCCGCGGTCAGATGGGCCGCCCCGACGAAATCGCCACCACCGCCCTCTTCCTCGCCTCCGACGACTCCAGCTACGTCAACGGCATGGAACTCGTCGCCGACGGCGGCACCACCGCCATCTGA
- a CDS encoding isochorismatase family cysteine hydrolase, translated as MAETYDPRRTAVLLVDPYNDFISEGGKLWPRLEPVAKEVGLLDNLRSMVTSAREAGIQVVFVPHRRWEPGDYETWAHPNPTQRNIEKRHTFARGSWGGEFHPDFQPQAGDVVVHEHWAQSGFANTDLDFQLKQHGITHAVVVGVLANTCIESTGRFAMELGYHVTLVRDATAAFLPEMMHAAHELNGPTYAHAIVATEELVTAFKEARS; from the coding sequence GTGGCCGAGACCTACGACCCCCGCCGCACGGCGGTTCTGCTGGTCGATCCCTACAACGACTTCATCTCCGAAGGCGGCAAGCTCTGGCCGCGACTCGAGCCCGTAGCGAAGGAGGTCGGACTGTTGGACAACCTGCGTTCCATGGTCACCTCCGCCCGCGAGGCCGGCATCCAAGTGGTGTTCGTCCCGCACCGCCGCTGGGAGCCGGGCGACTACGAGACCTGGGCCCACCCGAACCCGACCCAGCGGAACATCGAAAAGCGGCACACCTTCGCCCGGGGCTCCTGGGGCGGGGAGTTCCACCCCGACTTCCAGCCGCAGGCGGGCGACGTCGTCGTCCATGAGCACTGGGCGCAGAGCGGGTTCGCCAACACCGACCTGGACTTCCAGCTCAAGCAGCACGGCATCACCCACGCGGTGGTCGTCGGCGTGCTGGCGAACACCTGCATCGAGTCCACCGGTCGTTTCGCCATGGAGCTCGGCTACCACGTGACGCTGGTCCGCGACGCCACCGCCGCCTTTCTCCCCGAGATGATGCACGCCGCACATGAGCTGAACGGCCCCACCTACGCCCATGCCATCGTCGCCACGGAAGAGCTCGTCACCGCGTTCAAGGAAGCGCGGTCATGA
- a CDS encoding Lrp/AsnC family transcriptional regulator, with amino-acid sequence MELDALDRALLRELQNDARQTNRDLAARTGVSPSTSLERVRLLRERGVITGYHAALDLDAAGRPVQALISVRIRPPARPIIEGFREWAARLPEVIGLFVTSGPHDFLIHIAVPDVDSVYAFVIDRLTERREVADVQTTMAYEHVQSRCIEPAGPDRPRFSRRAR; translated from the coding sequence ATGGAACTTGATGCGCTGGATCGGGCCCTTCTGCGGGAACTGCAGAACGATGCACGGCAGACCAACCGCGACCTTGCAGCCAGGACCGGGGTCTCCCCCTCCACCTCGCTCGAGCGGGTACGGCTACTGCGCGAGCGCGGCGTGATCACCGGCTACCACGCAGCCCTGGACCTCGACGCGGCCGGCCGCCCCGTCCAGGCGCTCATCTCGGTGCGCATCCGGCCCCCGGCCCGCCCCATCATCGAGGGGTTCCGGGAATGGGCGGCACGACTGCCCGAGGTGATCGGCCTGTTCGTCACCTCAGGCCCTCACGACTTCCTCATCCACATCGCCGTCCCGGACGTCGACAGCGTGTACGCCTTCGTCATCGACCGCCTCACCGAACGCAGAGAAGTCGCCGACGTGCAGACCACCATGGCCTATGAGCACGTCCAGTCCCGCTGCATCGAGCCGGCCGGCCCCGACCGGCCCCGCTTCTCACGCAGAGCCCGCTGA
- a CDS encoding sigma-70 family RNA polymerase sigma factor has protein sequence MTAHPSGHPSGLVTEAFEAQRDRLRALAYRVLGSHADAEDVVQEAWMRLARQDETTIGNLAGWLTTVVGRISLDLLRSRQAHPETAYGHESADLVVTPADDPAPDEQVALADSVGLALLVVLDSLTPSERLAFVLHDMFAVSFHEIGQILGKSADATKMIASRARRKVRATDRSAGPGREHQEVVQAFRAAALGGDFEALLRVLDPNVKLTVDTPDGVVVTLGATEVAAGARMFSGEVARHRPVLVNGIPGHMSWRPDGTPLSVIAFTVTEGRITGIHIVVDPAKLASIHLPAQA, from the coding sequence GTGACCGCCCACCCGTCCGGCCACCCGTCCGGCCTCGTGACCGAGGCGTTCGAAGCCCAGCGCGATCGGCTGCGCGCCCTCGCGTACCGCGTGCTGGGCTCACATGCCGACGCCGAGGACGTGGTCCAGGAAGCCTGGATGCGCCTCGCCCGCCAGGACGAGACGACCATCGGCAACCTGGCGGGCTGGCTGACCACCGTGGTCGGCCGAATCAGCCTGGACCTTCTGAGATCCCGCCAAGCCCACCCCGAAACCGCCTACGGGCACGAGTCTGCGGACCTCGTGGTGACGCCCGCCGACGACCCCGCGCCGGACGAGCAGGTGGCGCTGGCCGATTCGGTCGGCCTCGCCCTGCTCGTCGTGCTCGACTCGCTCACCCCGAGCGAGCGCCTGGCGTTCGTCCTGCACGACATGTTCGCGGTCTCGTTCCACGAAATCGGCCAGATCCTGGGCAAATCCGCCGACGCCACCAAGATGATCGCTAGCCGCGCCCGCCGTAAGGTCCGAGCCACGGACCGGTCGGCAGGCCCCGGCCGCGAGCATCAAGAGGTCGTCCAGGCATTCCGCGCCGCCGCCCTCGGCGGCGACTTCGAAGCGCTCCTGCGGGTCCTCGACCCGAACGTGAAGCTGACCGTCGACACCCCCGACGGCGTGGTCGTCACCCTCGGCGCCACCGAGGTCGCCGCCGGCGCCCGCATGTTCTCCGGCGAGGTCGCCCGCCACCGACCCGTGCTGGTCAACGGCATCCCCGGCCACATGTCCTGGCGCCCCGACGGAACCCCTCTCTCCGTCATCGCCTTCACCGTCACCGAAGGCCGGATCACCGGCATCCACATCGTCGTCGATCCGGCCAAACTCGCCTCGATCCATCTGCCTGCCCAGGCCTGA
- a CDS encoding FAD-dependent oxidoreductase: MQKTIAIVGAGMGGLTLARVLQAHGVAATIYEGEASATTRAQGGLLDIQVETGQVALRAAGLYDEFLTLVRLGEDAKRVVDRHGTILFDMSADPGSARPEVDRGELRRLFIDSLAPGTIRWGHKLASIRHRVEGGYDLAFAEGSVTRADIVIGADGAWSKVRPLLTPAKPLYSGTCFIEIALASGGQDCRASVGAIGSGTLMAVAPGKGIIAHRYADGHVRGYVALNKPEKWMRSIDFGDPAAGLRQLADEFDGWSPLLTAFVTQSDAEPRLRAIYALPVGLRWDRVPGVTLVGDAAHLMSPFAGEGANLAMYDGADLASKLVEQPDIEVALTGYEERLFLRGSDAAGRSAKNLEIFFGPEAPQSVVTLFDHS, encoded by the coding sequence ATGCAGAAGACCATCGCCATTGTCGGAGCAGGCATGGGCGGGCTGACGCTCGCCCGGGTGCTTCAGGCTCACGGCGTCGCCGCGACGATCTACGAGGGTGAGGCTTCGGCGACGACCCGTGCGCAGGGCGGTCTGCTCGACATTCAGGTAGAGACCGGACAGGTCGCGCTTCGCGCAGCCGGTCTCTACGACGAGTTCCTCACTCTGGTCCGCCTGGGTGAGGACGCCAAGCGTGTGGTCGACCGCCACGGCACGATCCTGTTCGATATGTCTGCGGACCCTGGTTCTGCCCGCCCTGAGGTGGATCGTGGCGAACTCAGGCGCCTGTTCATCGACTCGCTGGCGCCCGGGACGATCAGGTGGGGTCACAAGCTCGCCTCGATCCGGCACCGTGTGGAGGGCGGCTACGACCTCGCTTTCGCGGAAGGTTCCGTCACGCGCGCCGACATCGTCATCGGCGCGGACGGTGCCTGGTCGAAGGTGCGTCCGCTGCTCACCCCCGCCAAGCCTCTCTACAGCGGAACCTGCTTCATCGAGATCGCCCTCGCCTCGGGCGGCCAGGACTGTCGGGCGAGCGTGGGCGCGATCGGCAGCGGCACGCTGATGGCGGTCGCGCCGGGCAAAGGCATCATCGCCCATCGCTACGCCGACGGGCACGTGCGCGGATACGTGGCGCTGAACAAGCCCGAAAAGTGGATGAGGTCGATCGACTTCGGTGACCCGGCCGCTGGCCTCCGTCAACTTGCCGACGAGTTTGATGGCTGGTCGCCGCTGCTCACCGCCTTCGTGACACAGAGCGACGCGGAACCGCGGCTCCGAGCCATCTATGCCCTGCCCGTCGGGCTTAGGTGGGACAGGGTGCCCGGCGTGACGCTCGTCGGCGACGCCGCGCATCTGATGTCGCCCTTCGCCGGCGAGGGTGCGAACCTCGCCATGTACGACGGCGCTGACCTGGCGAGCAAGCTGGTTGAGCAACCCGACATCGAGGTCGCGCTCACCGGCTACGAAGAGCGGCTGTTCCTACGTGGTAGCGACGCCGCCGGCCGCTCGGCGAAGAACCTGGAGATCTTCTTCGGCCCGGAAGCACCGCAGAGCGTAGTCACTCTGTTCGATCACTCCTGA
- a CDS encoding alcohol dehydrogenase catalytic domain-containing protein — protein MSSAVHRSMQVAEPGGDLSLVQVDTQEPGPGQVRVTVEACGVCHSDVLITGGHIPGTTFPVTTGHEIAGRIDAIGGNVTGWSVGDRVAIGWYGGSCGHCDACREGDGVLCPELQVPGVAYAGGFADSVVVPAVALASVPDELTAVEAAPLACAGVTVYNALRRSSARSGDTVAVLGLGGLGHLGVQFASKMGFNTIAMARGPEKASLAHKLGASHYIDSATEKMADALQAHGGAKVVLATVTNAAAMSATVDGLGRRGELIIVGVAMEPLDITPLQLVSGAKRVYGHASGIAVDTQNTMRFAAQSGVRSWTEEVPLEEADAAFQKMISGQARFRMVLTTGN, from the coding sequence ATGTCTTCTGCCGTGCACCGTTCCATGCAGGTCGCCGAGCCTGGCGGGGACCTGTCTTTGGTTCAGGTGGATACCCAGGAACCGGGCCCGGGTCAGGTGCGGGTCACCGTCGAGGCATGCGGGGTGTGCCACTCCGACGTGTTGATCACCGGCGGACACATTCCGGGTACCACCTTTCCCGTCACCACAGGGCACGAGATCGCGGGACGCATCGACGCGATCGGCGGCAACGTCACCGGCTGGTCCGTCGGTGATCGGGTGGCGATCGGCTGGTACGGAGGCAGTTGCGGCCACTGCGACGCCTGCAGGGAGGGCGACGGCGTCCTCTGCCCCGAGCTTCAGGTGCCGGGTGTCGCGTATGCCGGAGGGTTCGCTGACTCCGTCGTGGTGCCGGCCGTCGCCCTGGCCTCAGTCCCGGACGAGCTGACGGCGGTGGAGGCCGCGCCCCTGGCCTGCGCCGGCGTGACCGTGTACAACGCGCTGCGCCGCAGCTCCGCGCGTTCAGGCGACACCGTTGCGGTCCTCGGTCTGGGCGGCCTGGGGCACCTGGGCGTTCAGTTCGCTTCGAAGATGGGCTTCAATACCATCGCGATGGCCCGCGGCCCCGAAAAGGCGTCGCTGGCTCACAAGCTCGGCGCGTCTCACTACATCGACAGCGCCACCGAGAAGATGGCCGACGCGCTGCAGGCCCACGGGGGAGCCAAGGTGGTGTTGGCGACGGTGACCAATGCCGCGGCGATGTCCGCGACGGTCGACGGGCTGGGGCGCCGCGGCGAGCTCATCATCGTCGGCGTCGCCATGGAGCCGCTGGACATCACGCCCCTGCAGCTCGTGAGCGGGGCCAAGCGGGTGTACGGGCACGCTTCCGGCATCGCGGTCGACACCCAGAACACCATGAGGTTCGCCGCCCAGAGCGGCGTCCGGTCGTGGACCGAGGAGGTTCCGTTGGAGGAAGCCGATGCGGCGTTCCAGAAGATGATCTCCGGCCAGGCCCGCTTCCGCATGGTCCTCACCACCGGTAACTGA
- a CDS encoding TetR/AcrR family transcriptional regulator, translating into MTELEKGPQGRRRGRGARERILSASQQLFREQGINRTGMDQLCAAAQVSKRTAYQHFTGKDELVAEYLRRFDPSVLSGVFDRTDLTPRDRLLAAFDIPPTTPLCPYIAAAVELHDPQHPASQYARDYKQAVAARLADTAREAGAADPEQLGEQLALLIDGAAARTRVLNADAFPAAAAIAAVLIDNAIPATAGDDRRREEVPR; encoded by the coding sequence ATGACGGAGTTGGAGAAGGGCCCCCAGGGCCGCCGCCGCGGCCGGGGCGCCCGCGAGCGCATCCTCAGCGCGTCCCAGCAGCTGTTCCGCGAGCAGGGCATCAACCGCACCGGCATGGACCAGCTTTGCGCGGCGGCCCAGGTGTCCAAGCGCACGGCCTACCAGCACTTCACCGGCAAGGACGAACTCGTCGCCGAGTACCTGCGCCGGTTCGACCCCTCCGTTCTGTCCGGCGTGTTCGACCGCACCGACCTCACGCCCCGCGACCGGCTCCTCGCCGCCTTCGACATCCCCCCCACCACCCCCCTGTGCCCCTACATCGCCGCCGCCGTCGAACTCCATGACCCCCAGCACCCCGCATCCCAGTACGCACGCGACTACAAGCAAGCCGTCGCCGCGCGGCTCGCCGACACCGCCCGCGAAGCCGGCGCCGCCGACCCTGAACAGCTCGGCGAGCAGCTCGCGCTGCTCATCGACGGCGCCGCGGCCCGCACTCGGGTCCTCAACGCCGACGCCTTCCCCGCCGCCGCCGCCATCGCCGCCGTCCTCATCGACAACGCCATCCCCGCCACAGCCGGCGATGACCGGCGACGGGAGGAAGTGCCACGTTGA
- a CDS encoding TetR/AcrR family transcriptional regulator, with protein sequence MRRDEQVSATREALLAAAERLFAERGVHAVGNRQISEVAGHGNNAAVSYHFGTKADLIRAIARRHAEQIERIREHMMADIADSTDLRDWASCLVRPFTEHLETLGSPTWYARFAAQVMADPAFSALMVDEALTAAPILRLFRDGLARSLPGLPAEIHHERVTMARHLVVQMCVERERALAEHAPAFRTTWDATANGLIDAIVVMWRVPVLDAP encoded by the coding sequence ATGAGACGCGACGAGCAGGTCAGCGCGACAAGGGAGGCGCTCCTGGCCGCGGCCGAGCGGCTGTTCGCCGAACGTGGAGTGCACGCCGTCGGCAACCGCCAGATCAGCGAGGTCGCCGGGCATGGCAACAACGCCGCGGTCAGCTACCACTTCGGCACCAAGGCCGACCTGATCCGCGCGATCGCCCGCAGGCACGCCGAGCAGATCGAGCGCATCCGCGAACACATGATGGCCGACATCGCCGACTCCACGGACCTGCGCGACTGGGCCTCCTGCCTGGTCCGCCCCTTCACCGAACACTTGGAGACCCTGGGCAGCCCCACCTGGTACGCCCGCTTCGCCGCGCAGGTCATGGCCGACCCCGCCTTCAGCGCCCTCATGGTGGACGAAGCCCTGACCGCCGCCCCGATTTTGCGGCTGTTCCGGGACGGTCTGGCCCGGTCCCTGCCCGGCCTCCCCGCCGAGATCCACCACGAACGGGTCACCATGGCCCGGCACCTCGTTGTACAGATGTGCGTCGAGCGGGAACGGGCCCTCGCCGAACACGCGCCCGCCTTCAGGACCACCTGGGACGCCACCGCCAACGGCCTCATCGACGCGATCGTCGTGATGTGGCGAGTACCCGTCCTGGACGCGCCATGA
- a CDS encoding MFS transporter: MGRSLGRQFRWFWAAYAISTFGTWLAFDAFALIAILALDAGPAEVSMLAAAGLAIGAVVAVPLGPWVEFRRKRPVMIGMDLIRFAALMNVPAAYVLGWQSFAQLLVVAVVVGAADIAFTAASGASLKALVRPEDLLVANGRFEATTWTATALGPPLGTAAIGLVGPVTSVAANAVSFLLSAAGIRAIGGREPHPARTATPPRPRADDLLEGWRYILAGPALRSLFFNTALVNGLIMAASPLLAVLMLGDLGFAPWQYGLAFGVPCIGGLIGS, encoded by the coding sequence TTGGGAAGGTCACTGGGGCGGCAGTTCAGGTGGTTCTGGGCTGCATATGCGATCAGCACGTTCGGCACATGGCTCGCGTTCGACGCGTTCGCCCTGATCGCGATTCTCGCTCTGGACGCAGGGCCTGCCGAGGTGTCGATGCTGGCCGCCGCGGGACTCGCGATCGGGGCGGTGGTCGCGGTGCCGCTCGGGCCGTGGGTGGAGTTCCGGCGTAAACGGCCGGTGATGATCGGGATGGACCTGATCCGGTTCGCAGCGCTGATGAACGTTCCCGCCGCCTACGTGCTCGGCTGGCAGAGCTTCGCTCAACTCCTGGTTGTGGCGGTCGTTGTCGGCGCGGCCGACATCGCCTTCACCGCTGCGAGCGGAGCATCTCTGAAGGCGCTCGTACGGCCGGAGGACCTGCTCGTTGCGAACGGGCGGTTCGAGGCCACGACCTGGACCGCCACCGCACTCGGGCCACCGCTCGGCACCGCCGCGATCGGGCTGGTGGGCCCGGTGACGAGCGTGGCGGCCAACGCGGTCAGCTTCCTCCTCTCGGCCGCGGGAATCCGCGCCATCGGCGGACGGGAGCCGCATCCCGCGCGAACCGCCACACCGCCCCGGCCCAGAGCCGACGATCTGCTGGAGGGATGGCGATACATCCTCGCCGGCCCGGCGCTGCGCTCGTTGTTCTTCAACACCGCCCTGGTCAACGGCCTGATCATGGCAGCCTCGCCGTTGCTCGCCGTCCTCATGCTCGGCGACCTCGGGTTCGCACCCTGGCAGTACGGCCTCGCGTTCGGCGTCCCCTGCATCGGCGGCCTCATCGGCTCGTGA